Genomic window (Ananas comosus cultivar F153 linkage group 1, ASM154086v1, whole genome shotgun sequence):
atttgaattaaaattatgatcacattttgaattttatttgtaaattaaaatttaacataaaattttttaaattcaaatttatgactttatatttaaatgtaaaatttaaaatttatttttatttaaattggaactctagaatttaattttaaattttaaattttaaattttaatcaaattatttttagttaagaacttcaattttaattcaaataaaattcaaattgaacgAAACGGATAACATTTTGTTCTTACTACATTTGTTCTTCATCTATACTGTTTGgcattttgatcttttttttgaCACATTTCAAATTGTAGTTCCTGCTAAGTAGCCTAAATCTCAATCTTGATGCAGACATACTTGCCAAGCAAAATGCCGGAGCCGCTGCGGCCATACCGGCAACAAGAACTGCTCAACCTCAAAGGCGCCAACGTCGCGCCGGGACCGCTCAAGGAGCACGACCGCGTCTACGACTACGACGTCTACAACGATCTCGGGGACCCCGACAAGGGTGCAAATCATATGCGCCCTATACTTGGTGGCTCCCGAGAGCATCCCTACCCCCGTCGCTGCCGCACTGGCCGCCATCCTACAAAAACCGGTACACCTATTTCTCGTGAGCTGATTTTGATATTGACAGATAGATTTATTGAATAGATTTGTTCAAACCGATCATTATTTAGTGACTGACCGACTGAATTTGACCAAATTCATTGATACTGATGTGACCGTGATAAAAGAGGCTTTCGTTTCTTGTACTTTGAATTGGATTATTTATAATGATGAGCGCAATCGATCTCATTTCGTAAGCATCAACCATCATGCAGATCCGAAATCCGAAAGCAGGCTCCCGCAGCTGAGCCTAGACATCTACGTCCCCCGCGATGAGAAATTCGGGCACCTAAAGATGTCGGACTTCCTCGGATATGCACTCAAATCCGTGACGCAGGCTATCCTCCCGACACTCCACACCATCTTCGACATGACGCCAATGGAATTCGATTCTTTTCAAGACATCTTGAACCTCTACGAAGGCGGTATAAAACTCCCGAACTCCCCGGAGCTCGAGGAGGTTCGCAAGCAAATCCCCTTCGAGATGATCAAGGAGCTGTTCCGCTCCGACGGCGAGCACTTCCTTAAGCTTCCCTTGCCCCAGGTCATCAAAGGTAACTTAGTGCTCGTTAAGACCAAATGGATTTTGATAGATAAACGATTTTTCTTCGCATGTACTAAACATTTGACGGTTATGCCAATGATCAGAGGATAAGTTTGCGTGGAGAACCGACGAAGAGTTCGCGCGCGAAATGCTCGCAGGAGTGAACCCTGTCGTCATAAGGCGCCTCCAGGTAAATCTAGGATCCGGCGCATCATGTGACccactattatattattttcttgtggAATTAGACAAGTCGCCAAATCACGTAAATTTCTGTGTCTACGCTATGAATTCTTATTCAATCTGCATGTTTTTTCGTAATGCGTATCGTTCGTTTAATTACTCTCCATATAAATGTTGTTAGTTATAGATAAGTGTGGTTTAATTTGGGACTAAAAAGTGTTCTTATTCATATGTAGGAATTCCCTCCAGCTAGTAAGCTTGATCCTAAAGTGTATGGTAACCAAACTAGCACAATAACAGCAGCTCACATTCAGAAGAACCTTGAAGGACTAAAAGTGGATCAGGTACATATGCATGTTTGGTTTGCTTTTAGTACATACATTAcacattatatatgcatgttagctGTGTTATGATTATTCTCTGGTCATTTTTTGTTAAATGGATATTTTGAGTTTCATGGTATATTtcttgagagaaaggtagcattcTTACAATTTTCGTTCATTTTTTCATAAATGAACTTAGCTGCAAACATAAAACAATTAGGCTTCAAACTTGCGACCTCAGGTATCGACCATCAAGTGTTTTGTCATTTGCATTAGGAACTGTCGATGtctagataaaaaatattagaccCGTGCATGCAATGCTACAATTAAAATAAgaacaaaacaagaaaaaaatgatgttctagctttttttttttttgatttttttataaacttagGTGAAAAACCCACTTCCTTCATTATTTCTTAATTGAAAGAGAGAACTCCCAAGAAAACTACAAAGAGAGGATCTTCCTAGCTAGTTAGTTGGGATATTCAAACAAAACCCCCTTTTTCTGTAAAATTCTGGAGAATTTTGATGCATCCAAATAAAAcctaaaatagattttttttatttttttattttttttttgtttcattacCGTTTCTTCTCAGATCGATCTTTTCGATTACAAGCCGCTACACAACGCGAATGGTTTTTCTGAAATATGTAACAATAACCTGCTGCAGGCATTAAGGAGCAACAGGCTCTTCATTCTGGACCACCATGATGCATTCATGCCCTACCTAAACAGGATCAACTCACTTGGCCACATGTTCATATATGCTACCAGGACTCTCCTGTTCCTCAAGAGTGATGGCACCCTGAAGCCACTTGCAATTGAGCTCAGCTTACCCCACCCTGATGGGGACAAACATGGTGCTGTCAGCAAAGTCTTCACTCCGGCAGACAGAGGTGTTGAGGGATCAGTTTGGCAGCTGGCCAAGGCTTATGCTGCTGTTAATGACTCTGGTTATCACCAACTCATTAGCCACTGGTAtgttcatattatatatatatatatatatatatatatatatatatatatcctcacAATATATACTTGTTTGGTGttctattt
Coding sequences:
- the LOC109712859 gene encoding probable linoleate 9S-lipoxygenase 4, with the translated sequence MPEPLRPYRQQELLNLKGANVAPGPLKEHDRVYDYDVYNDLGDPDKGANHMRPILGGSREHPYPRRCRTGRHPTKTDPKSESRLPQLSLDIYVPRDEKFGHLKMSDFLGYALKSVTQAILPTLHTIFDMTPMEFDSFQDILNLYEGGIKLPNSPELEEVRKQIPFEMIKELFRSDGEHFLKLPLPQVIKEDKFAWRTDEEFAREMLAGVNPVVIRRLQEFPPASKLDPKVYGNQTSTITAAHIQKNLEGLKVDQALRSNRLFILDHHDAFMPYLNRINSLGHMFIYATRTLLFLKSDGTLKPLAIELSLPHPDGDKHGAVSKVFTPADRGVEGSVWQLAKAYAAVNDSGYHQLISHWLNTHAVIEPFAIATNRQLSVTHPVHKLLSPHYRDTMNINALARQTLINAGGIFETTVFPGKYALEMSSVAYKNWNLTEQALPDDLVKRGMAVEDPSSPYKVRLVIKDYPYAADGLAIWWAIDAWVNEYCSLYYPTDAAVQADAELQGWWTEVREAGHSDLKDETWWPKMQTLKELTKTCTTIIWVASALHAAVNFGQYPYAGYLPNRPTVSRRPMPEPGTPEYAELAKDPEKAFIRTITSQFQTILGISLIEVLSRHSSDEIYLGQRDTPEWTAEQRALDAFKRFGDRLVAIENRIARMNADPSLKNRNGPVKMPYTLLYPNTSDVTGVGGLTGKGIPNSISI